One genomic segment of Stigmatopora argus isolate UIUO_Sarg chromosome 3, RoL_Sarg_1.0, whole genome shotgun sequence includes these proteins:
- the pik3c2g gene encoding phosphatidylinositol 3-kinase C2 domain-containing subunit gamma isoform X2 produces MDRNRSLPPVPPARGAIQRQNAKDELLSPATENVYEYIDIHVYNRQLPKPNKSLSLKTQAESQGQLKGTHEPLRPLRSAPPVPNAKGPSGRDLISPPVPPRRHVPLGHRFSCDLRDPSYKLTRSSTQSDDPDKCFIKLKDTPEGSTSVMAAFSQATSNLILRHKAAQSAHDCGVTRARMSRIHPALLQQVELTITVATEYQSHPLSIPTTVNRTVQSFINEIFQLLELTCKPTGCYVLKLCNSEEYLHNDEMLGMHEVVQTHCKLNMNLPLRLLHSSKLRHSLARVEGDDKPSIPLYELVRPVCVLNACKLSLQNVLLSCTREEAMLMRSKSGMNINVLVAHVRTITDLLCGFSSEELEDAIGRLNRVNPIPLSCEEMSECESALEVLNMSLLKVLQSFFDNFLSNFRTEDVAIQPETRDVESNSELLQFNVAALYKLQPYWVTTYDCFSISCELTYGQTQICPTVLSENISTALSFEKKLRCNRMMAFPVPVKQLPYECMLTFQLMGSKRNGKTPTLLAWAVLPLYRNRTLVRGTVLLSMSMLPILSSVPSPALFDSHRQTVGVILQLEFPDEVEWTYQRPVALPGSFIFSSPCEALEKKMTSVSQKLCLCLLTENDKNFLWSKRHSSDKATTFLHLVLGGAPKWETEDLTEIYTVLDHWAIHLPEEALFLLTDSFPDQTVRQSAVQYFEQIPDDEYELFLPQLVQALKNEWELDGPLVMLLLERSLKNIRIAHQLFWLLEDACSEPHYQSWFSKVHAALRFCCGQALREELERESRLLSVLVKLAEKIRMSEKTRRKNVLNKEKEKIEKFFSDGGSCSLPLDIAFRVEGVDLEACKFYNSNTSPLGVSFICTDPRAKNIAVICKTGDTLRQDMLVLQIVRIMDRVWLQEGLDLRMVTYRCLSTGSSQGLIEVVPEAVTLAKIQQEWGLGGTLRHDTLEKWFHMWNKTKEDYEKAVKNFVHSCAGWCVATFILGICDRHNDNIMLKHTGHMFHIDFGKIMGNSQKIANVKRDRSPFVFTSEMQHFITGGGQKPQRLHRFVEVCCEAYNIIRHRSGLILGLLELMINAEMPELRDCNDLQYVQRNLRPHHTDLEATSYFTEKIKESMGSVAAKLNFLTHSMAQRKKQAASIRDGVAAPSTNIQDAVIQDFTMKDKVAIYNLKVTIDDGFWYNTMTYEDFEAIHKQLQKHFIESAMPQFPSWYMLSFTTNRKMTLLNKYLKQLFEGPCIGNEFVCSLFLDGPEMVHDSVVQAPPQIQLYISYKDRKLSVLVKHLKNIKTANGCNPDAYVVTYLRPDPQHKSKRKTKMVRNNDSPTFNELLEYVNVPLLYGMVLEVSVKSKKTFIAATNIKLDEELLNKKTWFILGNAAL; encoded by the exons ATGGACCGCAACAGGTCACTGCCACCAGTACCCCCTGCACGTGGAGCGATTCAAAGACAAAACGCAAAAGATGAGCTCTTATCGCCTGCCACAGAAAATGTTTACGAGTACATCGATATTCATGTTTATAATAGACAACTGCCCAAACCAAACAAGTCGCTAAGTTTGAAAACACAAGCTGAAAGTCAAGGACAACTCAAGGGAACACACGAGCCTCTCCGACCGCTTCGTAGCGCCCCTCCGGTTCCGAACGCGAAAGGGCCAAGTGGACGGGATCTCATTTCCCCACCAGTACCCCCCAGGAGGCACGTGCCCCTCGGCCATAGGTTCTCCTGTGACCTGAGAGACCCCAGCTACAAGTTGACCCGTTCCAGCACGCAATCAGATGACCCG GACAAATGCTTCATCAAACTGAAAGACACCCCTGAAGGAAGTACTTCAGTCATGGCTGCATTTTCTCAGGCCACATCCAA TCTGATCTTACGTCACAAGGCCGCACAAAGCGCTCACGATTGTGGCGTGACGCGAGCTCGAATGTCACGTATCCATCCAGCGCTGCTGCAGCAGGTTGAGCTGACCATCACCGTGGCGACTGAATATCAAAGTCACCCACTTTCGATCCCGACCACAG TGAACAGAACAGTGCAAAGTTTTATCAATGAGATTTTCCAGTTGCTGGAGCTGACTTGCAAACCAACAGGCTGTTATGTCCTCAAGTTGTGCAACTCTGAGGAGTACCTCCACAA TGACGAGATGCTGGGCATGCACGAGGTTGTTCAAACACACTGCAAGCTCAACATGAATCTTCCCCTTCGACTGCTGCACTCCAGCAAATTGAGACACAGCCTGGCGAGGGTT GAGGGGGATGACAAACCCTCAATTCCTCTCTACGAGCTTGTGCGTCCTGTCTGCGTCTTGAATGCATGCAA GTTGAGTCTGCAGAATGTGCTCTTGAGCTGTACCAGGGAAGAGGCCATGCTGATGAGAAGTAAA TCCGGGATGAATATCAACGTTTTGGTGGCCCACGTTCGCACCATTACTGACCTTCTGTGTGGCTTCTCGAGCGAGGAGTTGGAAGACGCCATTGGTCGGCTAAACAGAGTCAATCCCATTCCACTG AGTTGTGAGGAAATGTCAGAATGTGAAAGTG CTTTGGAGGTGCTTAACATGTCCCTGCTGAAAGTCCTGCAGAGTTTCTTTGACAACTTCCTGTCCAACTTCAGAACAGAGGATGTTGCCATCCAGCCCGAGACCCGTGACGTGGAGAGCAACAGTGAACTCTTACAGTTCAACGTGGCCGCTCTCTATAAACTACAACCGTACTGGGTGACCAC ATATGACTGCTTCTCCATTTCCTGTGAGCTGACGTATGGACAGACGCAGATTTGCCCCACGGTGCTTTCGGAAAACATCAGCACGGCTTTATCCTTTGAGAAAAAACTACGTTGTAACCGCAT GATGGCGTTTCCTGTGCCAGTCAAGCAGTTGCCGTACGAGTGTATGCTGACCTTCCAGCTAATGGGATCAAAACGGAACGGGAAAACCCCCACTTTGCTGGCCTGGGCTGTCCTGCCTCTTTATAGGAACAG AACTCTGGTAAGAGGGACAGTCTTGCTCAGTATGTCCATGTTGCCCATCTTGTCTTCAGTCCCCTCCCCAGCACTGTTTGACAGTCACAGACAAACAGTGGGGGTCATCTTACAG CTTGAGTTCCCAGATGAGGTAGAGTGGACGTACCAAAGGCCCGTCGCGCTCCCTGGATCGTTCATATTCTCGTCACCTTGCGAAGctttggaaaagaaaatgacaagtgTGTCACAGAAGCTGTGTCTTTGCCT TCTGACAGAGAATGACAAGAACTTCCTGTGGAGTAAGCGACACAGCAGTGACAAAGCAACTACCTTCCTCCACCTCGTGTTGGGTGGAGCCCCCAAGTGGGAAACTGAGGACCTCACAGAAATCTACACAGTTCTGGACCACTGGGCCATCCACCTGCCAGAAGAGGCTCTGTTCCTGCTTACTGATAG TTTTCCAGATCAGACTGTGCGTCAAAGTGCTGTacagtattttgaacaaatacCCGATGACGAGTACGAGTTATTTTTACCGCAGCTAGTTCAG GCTTTGAAGAATGAGTGGGAGCTGGATGGGCCTCTGGTCATGTTGCTGTTGGAGAGATCGCTAAAGAACATTCGGATTGCCCATCAACTCTTTTG GCTGCTTGAGGACGCTTGCAGTGAGCCGCACTACCAGAGCTGGTTCAGTAAAGTGCACGCGGCCCTGCGTTTCTGCTGCGGTCAAGCGCTAAGGGAGGAACTAGAACGAGAGAGCCGCTTGCTGTCAGTGCTCGTGAAATTGGCCGAAAAGATTCGCATGTCTGAGAAGACGCGACGGAAG AATGTTCTGAACAAAGAAAAGGAGAAGATTGAGAAGTTCTTCAGTGACGGGGGAAGCTGCAGTCTGCCTCTAGACATTGCATTTCGCGTCGAGGGAGTGGACTTGGAA GCCTGTAAATTTTACAACTCCAATACCTCTCCTCTGGGGGTGTCCTTCATTTGCACTGACCCTCGTGCTAAGAACATTGCTGTGATCTGCAAG ACAGGAGATACCCTGCGCCAAGACATGCTGGTACTACAGATCGTCCGTATCATGGATAGGGTGTGGCTCCAAGAAGGGTTGGACTTGAGAATGGTCACCTACAGATGTCTTTCTACTGGCAGCAGTCAGG GCCTCATAGAAGTGGTTCCCGAGGCGGTGACTCTAGCGAAGATTCAGCAGGAGTGGGGTCTGGGGGGGACCCTTCGACATGACACCCTGGAGAAGTGGTTTCACAtgtggaacaaaacaaaagaggacTATGAAAAG GCCGTGAAGAACTTCGTTCACTCATGTGCAGGTTGGTGCGTGGCCACCTTCATCCTGGGGATCTGCGACCGCCACAACGATAACATCATGTTAAAGCACACCGGACACATGTTCCACATCGACTTCGGGAAGATCATGGGCAACTCACAGAAGATCGCAAATGTTAAAAG gGACCGCTCACCATTCGTTTTCACGTCAGAGATGCAGCACTTCATCACAGGCGGTGGTCAGAAACCTCAACGCTTACATCGCTTTGTAGAAGTCTGCTGTGAAGCTTACAACATCATCAGACACCGATCAGGGCTCATACTCGGCTTGCTGGAGCTG ATGATCAATGCGGAAATGCCAGAACTGAGGGACTGTAATGACCTGCAGTACGTCCAGAGAAATCTCCGACCGCACCACACTGACCTGGAAGCCACGTCTTACTTTACAGA GAAAATCAAGGAGAGCATGGGTTCTGTAGCAGCCAAGTTAAACTTCCTGACGCACAGCATGGCCCAAAGGAAGAAGCAGGCAGCATCGATCCGCGATGGCGTTGCTGCTCCAAGTACAAACATTCAAGATGCCGTGATCCAGGACTTCACCATGAAGGACAAAGTTGCG ATCTATAACCTGAAGGTGACCATTGACGATGGCTTTTGGTATAACACAATGACATATGAGGACTTCGAGGCGATCCACAAGCAGTTGCAGAAACACTTCATTGAGTCCGCTATGCCTCA atTCCCGTCCTGGTATATGCTCTCATTCACCACCAATAGGAAGATGACTTTGCTGAACAAATACCTAAAACAACTTTTTGAGGGTCCTTGCATAGGG aATGAATTTGTGTGCAGCTTGTTCTTGGATGGACCTGAAATGGTTCATGATAGTGTGGTCCAAG CGCCTCCGCAGATCCAGCTCTACATATCTTACAAGGACCGCAAGCTTTCCGTCTTGGTAAAACACCTCAAGAACATT AAGACTGCTAACGGCTGCAATCCCGATGCCTACGTTGTGACCTATCTGAGACCGGACCCCCAGCACAAGTctaaaagaaagacaaaaatggTTCGGAATAATGACAGCCCCACTTTCAATGAACTG CTGGAGTACGTCAATGTCCCCCTGCTTTATGGGATGGTTCTAGAGGTGAGCGTAAAGAGCAAGAAGACTTTCATAGCTGCCACAAACATCAAATTGGACGAAGAGCTGCTCAACAAGAAAACTTGGTTCATTCTCGGAAATGCAGCACTTTGA
- the pik3c2g gene encoding phosphatidylinositol 3-kinase C2 domain-containing subunit gamma isoform X1: MDRNRSLPPVPPARGAIQRQNAKDELLSPATENVYEYIDIHVYNRQLPKPNKSLSLKTQAESQGQLKGTHEPLRPLRSAPPVPNAKGPSGRDLISPPVPPRRHVPLGHRFSCDLRDPSYKLTRSSTQSDDPDKCFIKLKDTPEGSTSVMAAFSQATSNLILRHKAAQSAHDCGVTRARMSRIHPALLQQVELTITVATEYQSHPLSIPTTVNRTVQSFINEIFQLLELTCKPTGCYVLKLCNSEEYLHNDEMLGMHEVVQTHCKLNMNLPLRLLHSSKLRHSLARVEGDDKPSIPLYELVRPVCVLNACKLSLQNVLLSCTREEAMLMRSKSGMNINVLVAHVRTITDLLCGFSSEELEDAIGRLNRVNPIPLSCEEMSECESALEVLNMSLLKVLQSFFDNFLSNFRTEDVAIQPETRDVESNSELLQFNVAALYKLQPYWVTTYDCFSISCELTYGQTQICPTVLSENISTALSFEKKLRCNRMMAFPVPVKQLPYECMLTFQLMGSKRNGKTPTLLAWAVLPLYRNRTLVRGTVLLSMSMLPILSSVPSPALFDSHRQTVGVILQLEFPDEVEWTYQRPVALPGSFIFSSPCEALEKKMTSVSQKLCLCLLTENDKNFLWSKRHSSDKATTFLHLVLGGAPKWETEDLTEIYTVLDHWAIHLPEEALFLLTDSFPDQTVRQSAVQYFEQIPDDEYELFLPQLVQALKNEWELDGPLVMLLLERSLKNIRIAHQLFWLLEDACSEPHYQSWFSKVHAALRFCCGQALREELERESRLLSVLVKLAEKIRMSEKTRRKNVLNKEKEKIEKFFSDGGSCSLPLDIAFRVEGVDLEACKFYNSNTSPLGVSFICTDPRAKNIAVICKTGDTLRQDMLVLQIVRIMDRVWLQEGLDLRMVTYRCLSTGSSQGLIEVVPEAVTLAKIQQEWGLGGTLRHDTLEKWFHMWNKTKEDYEKAVKNFVHSCAGWCVATFILGICDRHNDNIMLKHTGHMFHIDFGKIMGNSQKIANVKRDRSPFVFTSEMQHFITGGGQKPQRLHRFVEVCCEAYNIIRHRSGLILGLLELMINAEMPELRDCNDLQYVQRNLRPHHTDLEATSYFTEKIKESMGSVAAKLNFLTHSMAQRKKQAASIRDGVAAPSTNIQDAVIQDFTMKDKVAIYNLKVTIDDGFWYNTMTYEDFEAIHKQLQKHFIESAMPQFPSWYMLSFTTNRKMTLLNKYLKQLFEGPCIGNEFVCSLFLDGPEMVHDSVVQAAPPQIQLYISYKDRKLSVLVKHLKNIKTANGCNPDAYVVTYLRPDPQHKSKRKTKMVRNNDSPTFNELLEYVNVPLLYGMVLEVSVKSKKTFIAATNIKLDEELLNKKTWFILGNAAL, encoded by the exons ATGGACCGCAACAGGTCACTGCCACCAGTACCCCCTGCACGTGGAGCGATTCAAAGACAAAACGCAAAAGATGAGCTCTTATCGCCTGCCACAGAAAATGTTTACGAGTACATCGATATTCATGTTTATAATAGACAACTGCCCAAACCAAACAAGTCGCTAAGTTTGAAAACACAAGCTGAAAGTCAAGGACAACTCAAGGGAACACACGAGCCTCTCCGACCGCTTCGTAGCGCCCCTCCGGTTCCGAACGCGAAAGGGCCAAGTGGACGGGATCTCATTTCCCCACCAGTACCCCCCAGGAGGCACGTGCCCCTCGGCCATAGGTTCTCCTGTGACCTGAGAGACCCCAGCTACAAGTTGACCCGTTCCAGCACGCAATCAGATGACCCG GACAAATGCTTCATCAAACTGAAAGACACCCCTGAAGGAAGTACTTCAGTCATGGCTGCATTTTCTCAGGCCACATCCAA TCTGATCTTACGTCACAAGGCCGCACAAAGCGCTCACGATTGTGGCGTGACGCGAGCTCGAATGTCACGTATCCATCCAGCGCTGCTGCAGCAGGTTGAGCTGACCATCACCGTGGCGACTGAATATCAAAGTCACCCACTTTCGATCCCGACCACAG TGAACAGAACAGTGCAAAGTTTTATCAATGAGATTTTCCAGTTGCTGGAGCTGACTTGCAAACCAACAGGCTGTTATGTCCTCAAGTTGTGCAACTCTGAGGAGTACCTCCACAA TGACGAGATGCTGGGCATGCACGAGGTTGTTCAAACACACTGCAAGCTCAACATGAATCTTCCCCTTCGACTGCTGCACTCCAGCAAATTGAGACACAGCCTGGCGAGGGTT GAGGGGGATGACAAACCCTCAATTCCTCTCTACGAGCTTGTGCGTCCTGTCTGCGTCTTGAATGCATGCAA GTTGAGTCTGCAGAATGTGCTCTTGAGCTGTACCAGGGAAGAGGCCATGCTGATGAGAAGTAAA TCCGGGATGAATATCAACGTTTTGGTGGCCCACGTTCGCACCATTACTGACCTTCTGTGTGGCTTCTCGAGCGAGGAGTTGGAAGACGCCATTGGTCGGCTAAACAGAGTCAATCCCATTCCACTG AGTTGTGAGGAAATGTCAGAATGTGAAAGTG CTTTGGAGGTGCTTAACATGTCCCTGCTGAAAGTCCTGCAGAGTTTCTTTGACAACTTCCTGTCCAACTTCAGAACAGAGGATGTTGCCATCCAGCCCGAGACCCGTGACGTGGAGAGCAACAGTGAACTCTTACAGTTCAACGTGGCCGCTCTCTATAAACTACAACCGTACTGGGTGACCAC ATATGACTGCTTCTCCATTTCCTGTGAGCTGACGTATGGACAGACGCAGATTTGCCCCACGGTGCTTTCGGAAAACATCAGCACGGCTTTATCCTTTGAGAAAAAACTACGTTGTAACCGCAT GATGGCGTTTCCTGTGCCAGTCAAGCAGTTGCCGTACGAGTGTATGCTGACCTTCCAGCTAATGGGATCAAAACGGAACGGGAAAACCCCCACTTTGCTGGCCTGGGCTGTCCTGCCTCTTTATAGGAACAG AACTCTGGTAAGAGGGACAGTCTTGCTCAGTATGTCCATGTTGCCCATCTTGTCTTCAGTCCCCTCCCCAGCACTGTTTGACAGTCACAGACAAACAGTGGGGGTCATCTTACAG CTTGAGTTCCCAGATGAGGTAGAGTGGACGTACCAAAGGCCCGTCGCGCTCCCTGGATCGTTCATATTCTCGTCACCTTGCGAAGctttggaaaagaaaatgacaagtgTGTCACAGAAGCTGTGTCTTTGCCT TCTGACAGAGAATGACAAGAACTTCCTGTGGAGTAAGCGACACAGCAGTGACAAAGCAACTACCTTCCTCCACCTCGTGTTGGGTGGAGCCCCCAAGTGGGAAACTGAGGACCTCACAGAAATCTACACAGTTCTGGACCACTGGGCCATCCACCTGCCAGAAGAGGCTCTGTTCCTGCTTACTGATAG TTTTCCAGATCAGACTGTGCGTCAAAGTGCTGTacagtattttgaacaaatacCCGATGACGAGTACGAGTTATTTTTACCGCAGCTAGTTCAG GCTTTGAAGAATGAGTGGGAGCTGGATGGGCCTCTGGTCATGTTGCTGTTGGAGAGATCGCTAAAGAACATTCGGATTGCCCATCAACTCTTTTG GCTGCTTGAGGACGCTTGCAGTGAGCCGCACTACCAGAGCTGGTTCAGTAAAGTGCACGCGGCCCTGCGTTTCTGCTGCGGTCAAGCGCTAAGGGAGGAACTAGAACGAGAGAGCCGCTTGCTGTCAGTGCTCGTGAAATTGGCCGAAAAGATTCGCATGTCTGAGAAGACGCGACGGAAG AATGTTCTGAACAAAGAAAAGGAGAAGATTGAGAAGTTCTTCAGTGACGGGGGAAGCTGCAGTCTGCCTCTAGACATTGCATTTCGCGTCGAGGGAGTGGACTTGGAA GCCTGTAAATTTTACAACTCCAATACCTCTCCTCTGGGGGTGTCCTTCATTTGCACTGACCCTCGTGCTAAGAACATTGCTGTGATCTGCAAG ACAGGAGATACCCTGCGCCAAGACATGCTGGTACTACAGATCGTCCGTATCATGGATAGGGTGTGGCTCCAAGAAGGGTTGGACTTGAGAATGGTCACCTACAGATGTCTTTCTACTGGCAGCAGTCAGG GCCTCATAGAAGTGGTTCCCGAGGCGGTGACTCTAGCGAAGATTCAGCAGGAGTGGGGTCTGGGGGGGACCCTTCGACATGACACCCTGGAGAAGTGGTTTCACAtgtggaacaaaacaaaagaggacTATGAAAAG GCCGTGAAGAACTTCGTTCACTCATGTGCAGGTTGGTGCGTGGCCACCTTCATCCTGGGGATCTGCGACCGCCACAACGATAACATCATGTTAAAGCACACCGGACACATGTTCCACATCGACTTCGGGAAGATCATGGGCAACTCACAGAAGATCGCAAATGTTAAAAG gGACCGCTCACCATTCGTTTTCACGTCAGAGATGCAGCACTTCATCACAGGCGGTGGTCAGAAACCTCAACGCTTACATCGCTTTGTAGAAGTCTGCTGTGAAGCTTACAACATCATCAGACACCGATCAGGGCTCATACTCGGCTTGCTGGAGCTG ATGATCAATGCGGAAATGCCAGAACTGAGGGACTGTAATGACCTGCAGTACGTCCAGAGAAATCTCCGACCGCACCACACTGACCTGGAAGCCACGTCTTACTTTACAGA GAAAATCAAGGAGAGCATGGGTTCTGTAGCAGCCAAGTTAAACTTCCTGACGCACAGCATGGCCCAAAGGAAGAAGCAGGCAGCATCGATCCGCGATGGCGTTGCTGCTCCAAGTACAAACATTCAAGATGCCGTGATCCAGGACTTCACCATGAAGGACAAAGTTGCG ATCTATAACCTGAAGGTGACCATTGACGATGGCTTTTGGTATAACACAATGACATATGAGGACTTCGAGGCGATCCACAAGCAGTTGCAGAAACACTTCATTGAGTCCGCTATGCCTCA atTCCCGTCCTGGTATATGCTCTCATTCACCACCAATAGGAAGATGACTTTGCTGAACAAATACCTAAAACAACTTTTTGAGGGTCCTTGCATAGGG aATGAATTTGTGTGCAGCTTGTTCTTGGATGGACCTGAAATGGTTCATGATAGTGTGGTCCAAG CAGCGCCTCCGCAGATCCAGCTCTACATATCTTACAAGGACCGCAAGCTTTCCGTCTTGGTAAAACACCTCAAGAACATT AAGACTGCTAACGGCTGCAATCCCGATGCCTACGTTGTGACCTATCTGAGACCGGACCCCCAGCACAAGTctaaaagaaagacaaaaatggTTCGGAATAATGACAGCCCCACTTTCAATGAACTG CTGGAGTACGTCAATGTCCCCCTGCTTTATGGGATGGTTCTAGAGGTGAGCGTAAAGAGCAAGAAGACTTTCATAGCTGCCACAAACATCAAATTGGACGAAGAGCTGCTCAACAAGAAAACTTGGTTCATTCTCGGAAATGCAGCACTTTGA
- the LOC144071545 gene encoding protein Bouncer-like produces the protein MHSFLLSGARRIKMTAQGTHSLEVSFILMAVVLLLPACSHPGTLRCHFCPLQPKEDPCFNITTECPPNYRCATSRGYYGAFHALSHQGCVERHLCDGAPRAVYYMGVEYKVKRECCCRDECNVAPASEGVLKMLLDIMAEKDEYAEAAQLLRKRLWGSCEDDPTSPSPSVSMP, from the exons atgcattcatttttgttatCAGGGGCCCGTCGCATCAAAATGACAGCGCAAGGAACGCACAG CCTGGAAGTGTCTTTCATCCTGATGGCTGTGGTTCTACTCCTCCCAGCCTGTTCCCACCCGGGCACCCTCCGATGCCACTTCTGCCCCCTGCAGCCTAAAGAGGACCCATGCTTTAACATAACCACTGAGTGTCCCCCAAACTACCGCTGCGCCACTTCCAGGGGCTACTACGGAGCCTTTCACGCACTCTCCCACCAGGGCTGTGTTGAGCGCCACCTCTGCGACGGAGCCCCCCGAGCGGTTTACTACATGGGGGTTGAGTACAAAGTGAAGCGGGAATGCTGCTGTAGGGACGAATGCAACGTGGCGCCCGCTTCTGAGGGAGTCCTGAAGATGCTGCTGGACATTATGGCAGAAAAGGACGAGTACGCTGAGGCCGCTCAACTGCTGAGGAAGCGTCTCTGGGGGTCTTGTGAAGATGACCCTACTAGTCCTTCGCCATCAGTTTCCATGCCATAA